Proteins encoded in a region of the Equus przewalskii isolate Varuska unplaced genomic scaffold, EquPr2 contig_6335, whole genome shotgun sequence genome:
- the LOC103555735 gene encoding putative olfactory receptor 56B2 gives MFQDLRDSNSSKFQVSQFILMGFPGIHSWQHWLSLPLGLLYLLALSANILILIIISQEATLYQPMYHFLGILAVVDMGLATTIMPKILAILLFNANTISLPECFAQMYVIHCFVGMESGIFLCMAIDRYIAICQPLRYPSIITESFVIKATVFMALRNSLSTIPVPILAAQRNYCSQNQIEHCLCSNLGVTSLSCDDRTINSIYQRLLAWTLMGSDLGLIVLSYALILHSVLKRNSAESASKALSTCTSHLILIFFFYTVIVVISITHSRAMTVPLIAVLLNVLHNVIPPALNPVVYALKNKELRRGLYKVLKLDIKGK, from the coding sequence ATGTTCCAGGATCTCAGAGATTCCAACAGCTCTAAGTTCCAGGTCTCTCAGTTCATTCTGATGGGATTCCCAGGCATTCACAGCTGGCAGCACTggctctccctgcccctgggTCTGCTCTATCTCTTAGCTCTCAGTGCCAACATCCTTATCCTGATCATCATCAGTCAAGAAGCAACCCTGTACCAGCCTATGTACCACTTCCTGGGCATCTTGGCTGTGGTGGACATGGGCCTGGCTACCACCATCATGCCCAAGATTCTGGCCATCTTATTGTTTAATGCTAATACCATCAGTCTCCCTGAGTGCTTTGCTCAGATGTATGTCATACATTGTTTTGTGGGCATGGAGTCAGGCATCTTTCTCTGCATGgctatagatagatatatagccATTTGCCAACCCCTACGCTACCCTTCAATAATCACTGAATCTTTTGTGATCAAAGCAACTGTATTCATGGCGCTCAGGAACAGTCTGTCTACCATCCCAGTGCCCATATTGGCTGCTCAGAGAAATTACTGCTCCCAGAACCAAATTGAGCACTGTCTGTGCTCTAATCTTGGAGTCACTAGCCTATCCTGTGATGACAGGACAATCAACAGCATCTACCAGCGACTTCTCGCCTGGACACTCATGGGAAGTGACCTGGGTTTGATTGTTTTGTCATATGCTTTGATACTTCATTCTGTGCTGAAGCGGAACTCAGCAGAATCTGCATCCAAGGCCCTAAGTACCTGCACTTCCCACCTCatcctaatatttttcttctacacAGTCATTGTTGTCATTTCCATCACCCATAGCAGAGCAATGACAGTTCCTCTCATCGCAGTTCTACTCAATGTTCTACACAATGTCATTCCTCCTGCCCTTAACCCCGTGGTGTATGCACTCAAGAACAAAGAGCTCAGGCGGGGTTTATATAAAGTTCTTAAGCTGGACATCAAGGGCAAGTAA